One segment of Gopherus evgoodei ecotype Sinaloan lineage chromosome 20, rGopEvg1_v1.p, whole genome shotgun sequence DNA contains the following:
- the LOC115637739 gene encoding sestrin-2 isoform X4, giving the protein MIVAGSDGCGCTDIKGYLPCEQCGDLRNKEDRGIKLPRQLGRGPSSFIPVEEILQEGTERAQRQLFIEAFVSTGRVGNITMVMGLHPEYLASFWKTQYLLLHLDGPLPYHKRHYIAIMAAARHQCSYLVGFHVAEFLKVGGNPGWLQGLHCAPQKLRNLNEINKILAHRPWLITKEHIEALLKTGENSWSLAELIQALVLLTHYHSLASFVFGCGINLETDQEGGHAFQPPSPRSCDSSPASEDGVSGSSGRDAMQEVEVLMARMKLLQECQLEEEGVTQEEMETRFELEKTESLLVAPSVDIAEHTLPPNVLCFVEDPEFGYKDFTRKGEQAPPTFRAQDYSWEDHGYSLINRLYPDMGQLLDEKFQVVYNLTYNTIAMHSGVDTTMLRRAIWNYVHCVFGIRYDDYDYGEVNQLLERSLKVYIKTVACYPERATKRMYTHFWRRFKHSEKVHVNLLLLEARMQAALLYALRAITRYMT; this is encoded by the exons gaCAGAGGAATAAAACTCCCCCGGCAGCTGGGAAGAGGCCCGAGTTCCTTCATCCCCGTGGAGGAG ATCCTGCAGGAGGGCACGGAGAGGGCCCAGCGGCAGCTCTTCATCGAGGCCTTCGTCTCCACGGGCAGGGTGGGTAACATCACCATGGTGATGGGGCTGCACCCGGAATACCTGGCCAGTTTCTGGAAGACACAGTACCTGCTGCTGCACCTGGATGGGCCCCTGCCTTACCACAAGCGCCACTACATCGCCATCATG GCAGCGGCCAGGCACCAGTGTTCCTACCTGGTTGGCTTCCACGTGGCGGAGTTCCTGAAGGTGGGTGGGAATCCCGGCTGGCTCCAAGgcctgcactgtgccccccagAAACTGAGGAACCTCAACGAAATCAACAAGATCCTGGCTCACCGGCCCTGGCTCATCACCAAGGAGCACATAGAG GCCCTCCTGAAGACGGGCGAGAACAGTTGGTCCCTGGCAGAGCTCATCCAGGCCCTGGTGCTCCTCACACACTACCACTCGCTCGCCTCCTTCGTGTTCGGCTGTGGCATCAACCTGGAGACCGACCAGGAGGGTGGGCATGCCTTCCAGCCGCCTTCACCACGCAGCTGCGACAGCAGCCCTGCCTCCGAGGACGGAGTGAGTGGCTCCAGC GGCAGAGATGCCATGCAGGAGGTGGAGGTGCTGATGGCGAGGATGAAGCTGCTTCAGGAgtgccagctggaggaggagggggtcaCGCAGGAGGAGATGGAAACCCGCTTCGAGCTGGAGAAGACGGAGAGCTTGCTCGTGGCCCCCTCAg TCGACATTGCTGAGCACACGCTGCCTCCCAATGTCCTGTGCTTCGTGGAGGATCCGGAGTTTGGATACAAGGATTTCACTAGGAAAGGAGAGCAGGCCCCACCCACCTTCCGAGCTCAG GATTACTCCTGGGAAGACCATGGCTACTCACTGATTAACCGCCTGTACCCCGACATGGGGCAGCTGCTGGACGAGAAGTTCCAGGTGGTCTATAACCTCACCTACAACACCATTGCCATGCACAGTGGGGTGGACACCACCATGCTCCGCAGGGCCATCTGGAATTACGTTCACTGTGTCTTCGGCATCAG ATACGACGACTATGACTACGGGGAGGTGAACCAGCTCCTGGAACGCAGCTTAAAAGTCTACATCAAAACCGTGGCCTGCTACCCAGAGAGAGCCACCAAGCGGATGTACACCCACTTCTGGAGACGCTTCAAGCACTCCGAGAAG GTGCACGTGAACCTGCTTCTGCTGGAGGCCCGGATGCAGGCGGCCCTGCTGTATGCGCTGAGAGCCATCACCCGCTACATGACCTGA